In one Penaeus chinensis breed Huanghai No. 1 chromosome 33, ASM1920278v2, whole genome shotgun sequence genomic region, the following are encoded:
- the LOC125042945 gene encoding dual specificity protein phosphatase 3-like, which yields MGMQGGFCGLEFPSYFEDLREIVTTVETRLRPIPEIRMHISRFMDGADMDEVYPRLYLGDCDAAMNEQYLLRHGITYILNAAGNTCGPAPVKTGPDYYKDPSIVYLGLNLIDLPFINISVHFETGANFIEDALSSGGKVLVHCRQGRSRSASIVAAFLMIKRDMAAAAALTLLRECREIRPNNGFLQQLADLDLSLFRMRLEKLREMDSSSESEDEDEDEDVSLETETGSEVEIESSTDEDN from the exons ATGGGGATGCAAGGAGGATTCTGCGGGCTGGAGTTCCCCTCAT ATTTCGAAGATTTGAGGGAAATTGTCACAACAGTAGAAACTCGACTCCGGCCAATTCCTGAGATCAGAATGCACATCTCCCGTTTCATGGACGGCGCCGACATGGACGAGGTCTACCCCAGGCTATATCTCGGTGACTG TGACGCTGCCATGAATGAACAGTATCTTCTTCGCCACGGCATCACATACATATTAAACGCAGCTGGAAATACGTGTGGACCTGCTCCCGTAAAGACAGGGCCAGACTACTACAaa gATCCTTCCATAGTATATTTAGGCCTTAATCTTATTGATCTTCCATTCATAAACATTTCCGTCCATTTCGAAACTGGTGCCAACTTTATAGAGGATGCTTTAAGTTCTGGag GCAAAGTGTTAGTGCACTGTCGCCAGGGAAGGTCGCGCTCGGCCTCCATCGTGGCGGCGTTTCTGATGATCAAGCGCgacatggcggcggcggcggcgctgacGCTGCTCAGAGAGT GTCGGGAGATCAGACCAAACAACGGCTTCCTTCAGCAGCTGGCAGACCTTGACCTCAGCCTCTTCCGAATGAGGTTGGAGAAGCTGCGCGAGATGGATTCGTCGTCGGAGtcggaagacgaagacgaagacgaggacgtgAGCTTGGAAACGGAGACAGGCTCGGAGGTGGAGATCGAGAGCAGTACTGATGAGGACAattag
- the LOC125042946 gene encoding dual specificity protein phosphatase 3-like yields the protein MANEHPTPTTARSLLSAIQKITPASKPLPGYENRIVSRFPMGMCMDECYPGLYIGDLGAAKNKDYLKQVGITHVVNTAQGNKFATVDTDEAYYTDVGIKYLGMKLLDVPTANIAQYFEAGADFIDEALSSGGRVLVHCFMGISRSATIACAFLMLKRRLGAQEALETLRKNRSIYPNDGFLNQLADLDNKLRKERGEL from the exons ATGGCAAATGAACACCCAACACCAACGACCGCGAGATCTCTGCTCAGTGCCATCCAGAAGATAACTCCAGCCTCTAAGCCGCTCCCTGGCTACGAGAACAGAATCGTGTCACGCTTTCCGATGGGGATGTGCATGGACGAGTGCTACCCTGGCCTGTACATTGGGGATCT AGGAGCAGCCAAGAACAAGGATTACCTTAAGCAAGTAGGAATAACGCATGTTGTGAACACAGCTCAGGGGAACAAGTTTGCTACAGTTGACACAGATGAAGCTTATTATACAGATGTTGGTATCAAGTACCTTGGTATGAAGCTCCTAGATGTACCCACTGCTAACATAGCTCAGTATTTTGAAGCTGGAGCAGACTTTATTGATGAAGCTCTCTCAAGTGGGG GTAGGGTGCTGGTCCATTGTTTCATGGGAATCTCTCGCTCAGCCACCATTGCATGTGCCTTTCTGATGTTGAAACGGAGACTTGGTGCTCAAGAAGCACTGGAGACTCTCCGCAAAAACAGATCCATTTACCCCAATGATGGCTTTCTGAACCAATTGGCAGACTTGGATAATAAGCTTCGCAAAGAACGTGGGGAACTTTAA